The genomic interval TCGATGTTTGCCGTGCCCAGGCCGAGCAGGCGAATGGCGCGGTCCACCGATCCGTGACGCTGGTCACTGGACAGGATTCGAATCAAGGCACTTCCGCTGAGGCCGCGTTCTTCAACGTTCCAGCCGCGTTTTTTCAGGAGATGATGACGAGCGGCGGCCAGGCAAGTGGCGTGGGCCATCTGGCATCCGGTGACGACAGCAAAGCTGGCTGACTCCGGCAATTGAAAGAGCTGCTTGAGCCAGGCGCCGGCTGTTTCTTCAACCACGGCGGCTGCGGGAGCGGTGGCATGCAATCCGGCGTTCTGGTCCCAGGCGGAAGTCAGCCAGTCGGCGGCAACCGCGGAGGGAAGCGCGCCGCCGATCACCCATGCGAAGAACCTTCCACTGCCGGAACCCATGATTCCGCCTTGAACGTCGCGCACCAGTTCGGCAATCACGGTTTCAGGCGCGGTTCCTTCGTCGGCCAAGGGTCTACCCAGTTGGCGACGAAGCTGGGCGTAGTCGGCGGTGGTCCCTACCGGATTTTTGTCCAGGCCCTCAAGGTAAGAAAGCGCTTGCTCGAGTGCGAAGTTAAGTGTGGACCGGGCATCAGTCATAGTTTGTCAACCAAGGTTTTTCAACCAAGCTAAAAATATAGACTTTCTGTAAGAGACTGGAAAGTCAGCGCGCCCGCCCGATCTGCCGTTGGCGAAGAACGCTTGAGCAAATGGGTCAAAGTGAAAGGGGGGATATCCGGAAGTTGCGGTCAAAGCTGCCCGGCATCGGTCGAATACTTCGCGTTGGATGGGAAAACTCGCAGCTGGCGTCAGTCGGCAAACCTTGAAGCCCGCCAGAGGTGCCCCCCCCGGCGCTTCGTCCGCCGGCAGGGCGTGTAGCCTGATTCTTGTCGCTTGCTCTCCCTTACTGATGAGCGGAAGGATGCTCCATCTTGGCGGCCCCGGGTTTGTCTTCAGAAACGGGAGCGGCGCCAGGCGCGGGGGCTGTCTGGGTCTTGAGGAATTTGATGATGGCTGCGGTCTGCTCGTCGTCGAGACGCAGATTCGGCATGTTGACCTGTTTGTATTGCTGAAACAGGGCGGTGGCCAAGGGATCTTTGTCCGCGATCAGCTTCTCCGGAGTCTGGATCATGCGCCACAGCCAGACCTGGTCACGGGACGTGGCCACGCCCTGCAGGTCCGGACCGACCCGGTCGCCGTGGCCGATGCTGTGGCAGGCGGCACAGTGCTTGGCAAACAGGTAGCGGCCGTCGTGCTGATCAAAGTCCAACTGGGCCGCGTGGTCATAGCTGGGCCGGGTGCCCGTAGCGGCGGTATTCTGCCAACTGGTCATCCAACTGCCGATCATGTTGGCCAGGAAGCGCGGATTGTCGGTGGCCCCGTTGCGCAGCCACTGGCCGGTAGCTTCGTTGCCGATTAACACGCTGGGGGTGTGGCCGTCGCGGTCATTGGGATCGGGCTCGCTGTACAGCCCCAATTTCTTGCTGATGGTGTCAATATCGTCCTTCTTGCCGGTAAGGAAAGTCCAGCCTGGGCCGACGTGGAATTTTTCCATGTAGGCTTTCAACACTTCCGGGGTGTCGCGCTTGGGATCAATGGTGATGGAGTAGAAAAAGACATCTTTGCCAACGCGGTCGCCGAGCATCTTCTGCACCTGGACCAGTCGCGCGGTCTCCAGGGGGCAGGCGTCAACACAATGGGTATAAATGAGATCGATGACGACGATTTTGCCCTTCACCACATCGTCGTAAAAATGGA from Terriglobia bacterium carries:
- a CDS encoding SCO family protein, with the translated sequence MRSKKWANVMAISALLVCTAAVFFARPAVADNSRWGSSYFPNVELTTQDGQKVHFYDDVVKGKIVVIDLIYTHCVDACPLETARLVQVQKMLGDRVGKDVFFYSITIDPKRDTPEVLKAYMEKFHVGPGWTFLTGKKDDIDTISKKLGLYSEPDPNDRDGHTPSVLIGNEATGQWLRNGATDNPRFLANMIGSWMTSWQNTAATGTRPSYDHAAQLDFDQHDGRYLFAKHCAACHSIGHGDRVGPDLQGVATSRDQVWLWRMIQTPEKLIADKDPLATALFQQYKQVNMPNLRLDDEQTAAIIKFLKTQTAPAPGAAPVSEDKPGAAKMEHPSAHQ